In the Oscarella lobularis chromosome 14, ooOscLobu1.1, whole genome shotgun sequence genome, one interval contains:
- the LOC136195276 gene encoding uncharacterized protein isoform X3 — MAAIRPLTLAPPPLRTPYSYDSSLKVDVRLCEPLWSVKRTPGEIAVAVLAHCTVIEAIARSKAGETVAKRWRNASATAESRILPIVRQVRDLLQQLPVPETDIPAYLEYTGIDSLFPQAAALLERGEDTNVLEEESAVDSDAYFSNVAALNQLFATSKQIGHDVNHQANHKYMAHQTALLHQCLAQMLPFFSKQKTSIEQNFKAIKASCNVEKDDNDPKPHLPDHLKEWMTRITDSIQLTVASFPDELTKAIQPVLDFIELQADI, encoded by the exons ATGGCAGCGATTCGTCCACTAACACTCGCGCCGCCACCTCTTCGCACGCCCTATTCCTACGATTCGTCGCTAAAAG tcgacgttcgccTGTGCGAACCGCTCTGGAGCGTCAAACGGACGCCGGGCGAAATTGCAGTCGCCGTACTGGCGCACTGCACCGTTATCGAGGCCATAGCTCGCTCCAAAGCGGGAGAAACG GTCGCAAAACGTTGGAGAAacgcttcggcgacggcggagagCCGAA TTCTGCCTATCGTTCGTCAAGTGCGGGACCTTCTCCAACAACTCCCCGTACCCGAAACCGACATACCG GCGTACCTTGAATACACGGGCATCGACTCTCTTTTCCCGCAAGCGGCTGCATTGCTCGAAAGGGGAGAAGACACGAACGTTCTCGAAGAGGAAAGCGCCGTTGATTCAGACG CCTACTTTTCGAACGTGGCGGCGCTGAATCAACTCTTTGCGACGAGCAAGCAGATAGGGCACGACGTCAATCATCAGGCCAATCACAAGTACATGGCCCATCAGACGGCTCTGCTCCAC CAATGTCTCGCTCAAATGCTACCCTTCTTTTCGAAACAAAAGACGAGTATCGAGCAGAATTTCAAGGCAATCAAGGCTTCGTGCAACGTCGAAAAGGACGACAATGACCCCAAGCCTCATCTTCCGGATCACCTCAAGGAATGGATGACTCGGATCACCGATTCCATACAATTGACTGTGGCATCGTTTCCCGATGAGCTAACCAAAGCGATTCAGCCTGTTCTAGATTTTATAGAATTGCAGGCAGACATATGA
- the LOC136195276 gene encoding uncharacterized protein isoform X1: MAAIRPLTLAPPPLRTPYSYDSSLKGNAPLEKQIADSQREPKVDVRLCEPLWSVKRTPGEIAVAVLAHCTVIEAIARSKAGETVAKRWRNASATAESRILPIVRQVRDLLQQLPVPETDIPAYLEYTGIDSLFPQAAALLERGEDTNVLEEESAVDSDAYFSNVAALNQLFATSKQIGHDVNHQANHKYMAHQTALLHQCLAQMLPFFSKQKTSIEQNFKAIKASCNVEKDDNDPKPHLPDHLKEWMTRITDSIQLTVASFPDELTKAIQPVLDFIELQADI; the protein is encoded by the exons ATGGCAGCGATTCGTCCACTAACACTCGCGCCGCCACCTCTTCGCACGCCCTATTCCTACGATTCGTCGCTAAAAGGTAATGCACCTCTCGAAAAACAAATAGCCGACTCTCAACGCGAACCcaaagtcgacgttcgccTGTGCGAACCGCTCTGGAGCGTCAAACGGACGCCGGGCGAAATTGCAGTCGCCGTACTGGCGCACTGCACCGTTATCGAGGCCATAGCTCGCTCCAAAGCGGGAGAAACG GTCGCAAAACGTTGGAGAAacgcttcggcgacggcggagagCCGAA TTCTGCCTATCGTTCGTCAAGTGCGGGACCTTCTCCAACAACTCCCCGTACCCGAAACCGACATACCG GCGTACCTTGAATACACGGGCATCGACTCTCTTTTCCCGCAAGCGGCTGCATTGCTCGAAAGGGGAGAAGACACGAACGTTCTCGAAGAGGAAAGCGCCGTTGATTCAGACG CCTACTTTTCGAACGTGGCGGCGCTGAATCAACTCTTTGCGACGAGCAAGCAGATAGGGCACGACGTCAATCATCAGGCCAATCACAAGTACATGGCCCATCAGACGGCTCTGCTCCAC CAATGTCTCGCTCAAATGCTACCCTTCTTTTCGAAACAAAAGACGAGTATCGAGCAGAATTTCAAGGCAATCAAGGCTTCGTGCAACGTCGAAAAGGACGACAATGACCCCAAGCCTCATCTTCCGGATCACCTCAAGGAATGGATGACTCGGATCACCGATTCCATACAATTGACTGTGGCATCGTTTCCCGATGAGCTAACCAAAGCGATTCAGCCTGTTCTAGATTTTATAGAATTGCAGGCAGACATATGA
- the LOC136195276 gene encoding uncharacterized protein isoform X2, whose amino-acid sequence MAAIRPLTLAPPPLRTPYSYDSSLKGNAPLEKQIADSQREPKVDVRLCEPLWSVKRTPGEIAVAVLAHCTVIEAIARSKAGETVAKRWRNASATAESRMRDLLQQLPVPETDIPAYLEYTGIDSLFPQAAALLERGEDTNVLEEESAVDSDAYFSNVAALNQLFATSKQIGHDVNHQANHKYMAHQTALLHQCLAQMLPFFSKQKTSIEQNFKAIKASCNVEKDDNDPKPHLPDHLKEWMTRITDSIQLTVASFPDELTKAIQPVLDFIELQADI is encoded by the exons ATGGCAGCGATTCGTCCACTAACACTCGCGCCGCCACCTCTTCGCACGCCCTATTCCTACGATTCGTCGCTAAAAGGTAATGCACCTCTCGAAAAACAAATAGCCGACTCTCAACGCGAACCcaaagtcgacgttcgccTGTGCGAACCGCTCTGGAGCGTCAAACGGACGCCGGGCGAAATTGCAGTCGCCGTACTGGCGCACTGCACCGTTATCGAGGCCATAGCTCGCTCCAAAGCGGGAGAAACG GTCGCAAAACGTTGGAGAAacgcttcggcgacggcggagagCCGAA TGCGGGACCTTCTCCAACAACTCCCCGTACCCGAAACCGACATACCG GCGTACCTTGAATACACGGGCATCGACTCTCTTTTCCCGCAAGCGGCTGCATTGCTCGAAAGGGGAGAAGACACGAACGTTCTCGAAGAGGAAAGCGCCGTTGATTCAGACG CCTACTTTTCGAACGTGGCGGCGCTGAATCAACTCTTTGCGACGAGCAAGCAGATAGGGCACGACGTCAATCATCAGGCCAATCACAAGTACATGGCCCATCAGACGGCTCTGCTCCAC CAATGTCTCGCTCAAATGCTACCCTTCTTTTCGAAACAAAAGACGAGTATCGAGCAGAATTTCAAGGCAATCAAGGCTTCGTGCAACGTCGAAAAGGACGACAATGACCCCAAGCCTCATCTTCCGGATCACCTCAAGGAATGGATGACTCGGATCACCGATTCCATACAATTGACTGTGGCATCGTTTCCCGATGAGCTAACCAAAGCGATTCAGCCTGTTCTAGATTTTATAGAATTGCAGGCAGACATATGA
- the LOC136195260 gene encoding cilium assembly protein DZIP1L-like isoform X1 — MSAFQPLNPVENAPTDSRRVAATSSLFKRRRVRVDWRAIAAVDIERVTRNLDVRILQDNVMNVAFCDIEKEEGLSVDPNFVKVFRLAQLIIEYVLHCQKQMESELKVVSQQLETATKAENELKQIVSHREQELVTVKKENRKRRKMLQAAQSLMQAGANGYHKCSLCSKAFISGAFLQSHMQRRHGEQISLTLTDGLMQQKSDRLKHAVDAARETALQTAKADAQSELESAMENMRQQMLTVEENLKAEMKQNEDAMMRKRDVEISEWRAREDRQKVEMDDLHQKISSLERDREEAQKEIDKLKITQANKASHLGELEDDLADGVLKSRQQAEEMERQREEYQQQIGDARTSLEGVQNEMKKREKKWKKRLREMEESHRAELDDMSSKLIGMQRSLVKSTRQAEQLTSSKNDNAEEVNSLKERLEELNQIISEQRNRADVNVTPAKPVTKAQPIDEDETTEEESEDEDDGLDVSSFNGSVRKDLADSIKQSRRETETRVESLQTTQAQPLESDDGTETESEKENEVFEANRTLNPGVQTRYRHSDAVISREKKALTSVFGHELERRGVPSSSSRLSSPQYADKLSALEKEREVLAKKHRNVFEIRRSCLKEVNDIVQARFRGDQSVTSAAAAAASKPPITPKPSQVNQPRKQSSQQAPAQPRPYLPQPATKTIVNDWDDDDSDEETESDLESLPDGIKRRETIEPIKSIPSVTEPPPPPPRSSTPNDQRRKNADNSWDSEESQSGLSESVEEDDDLDLPGISHAVKAEPTIPASSLPRRMDDDDDEDDDDDGDDDDDKRIEVKRREGSGRVASLTHRLSASLSMSPDPSKKPKGGVALFGGSALPAAAPAKMANDFDDDDDDEFSSVTEMDDDVSESKRNTGGMKFTSASSGSRMPVMVPSIINNDFSDLDDDDIETTALPH; from the exons ATGTCCGCCTTCCAGCCGCTAAACCCAGTCGAAAACGCGCCAACGGACAGTCGTAGAGTCG CTGCGACTTCGTCGCTCTtcaaacggcgacgagttcGCGTCGATTGGCGAGCGATTG CGGCCGTCGACATCGAGAGAGTCACTCGCAACTTGGACGTCAGAATTCTTCAAGACAATGTCATGAACGTCGCGTTCTGTGATATCGAAAAAGAG GAGGGTTTGTCTGTTGATCCGAATTTCGTCAAAGTTTTTCGATTGGCTCAATTGATTATAGAATACGTGCTG CATTGCCAAAAGCAAATGGAGTCCGAACTAAAAGTAGTCTCACAGCAATTGGAAACAGCGACGAAGGCGGAGAATGAGTTGAAACAAATCGTTTCTCATCGCGAACAGGAATTGGTGACCGTCAAAAAGGAGAAtcgcaaacgacgaaaaatgcTACAGGCAGCTCAGAGCCTAATGCAGGCCGGAGCCAACGGCTATCACAAG TGTTCGCTCTGCTCCAAGGCTTTCATCAGTGGCGCCTTTCTGCAGAGTCACATGCAACGTCGGCACGGGGAACAGATCAGTTTGACGCTGACCGATGGATTGATGCAGCAGAAGAGCGATCGACTGAAGCACGCAGTCGACGCAGCGAG GGAGACTGCTCTGCAGACGGCGAAGGCCGACGCCCAATCTGAGCTGGAGTCTGCGATGGAGAACATGCGCCAACAGATGTTGACTGTCGAGGAGAATTTGAAAGCGGAGATGAAACAGAAC GAGGATGCCATGATGCgaaaacgagacgtcgaaattTCCGAATGGCGAGCGCGCGAGGATAGGCAAA AGGTGGAAATGGATGATCTGCATCAAAAAATCTCTTCTTTGGAAAGAGACAGGGAAGAAGCGCAAAAG gaAATAGATAAACTGAAAATTACACAAG CAAACAAAGCCTCTCATCTTGGAGAGCTCGAG GATGATTTAGCGGACGGGGTTTTAAAAAGCAGGCAGCAGGCCGAGGAAATggaaaggcaaagggaggaGTATCAGCAGCAGATTGGTGACGCAAGAACATCG CTTGAAGGCGTTCAaaacgaaatgaaaaagagggaaaagaagtggaagaaacgattgCGAGAAATGGAGGAGAGTCACAGAGCCGAacttgatgac ATGTCGTCCAAACTGATCGGCATGCAACGAAGTCTtgtcaaatcgacgcgacAGGCTGAGCAGCTCACTTCGTCGAAGAACGACAACGCGGAAGAAGTGAATAGTCTCAAGGAAAGACTAGAAGAACTAAATCAG ATTATTTCCGAGCAGAGAAATCGAGCTGACGTCAATGTGACGCCAG CCAAACCCGTTACAAAAGCTCAACCAatagacgaagacgaaacaaCGGAGGAAGAATCCG aagacgaagacgacggttTGGATGTATCGAGTTTTAACGGTTCTGTGCGCAAAGATTTGGCAGACTCCATAAAACA GTCGCGTCGGGAAACTGAAACTCGAGTCGAGTCGTTGCAGACTACGCAGGCACAGCCGCttgagagcgacgacggaacggaAACCGA GTCggaaaaggagaacgaaGTCTTTGAG GCGAATCGTACCCTTAATCCTGGCGTTCAAA CTCGATACCGACATTCTGACGCGGTGATATCGCGCGAGAAAAAGGCATTGACGTCCGTTTTTGGGCATGAATTGGAAAGGAGAGGCGTTCCATCG AGCTCAAGCCGACTGTCTTCTCCTCAATACGCCGATAAGTTGTCTGCTttggagaaagaaagagaagttcTAGCAAAG AAACATCGCAACGTGTTTGAGATACGAAGGAG CTGTCTCAAAGAAGTGAACGACATCGTTCAAGCTCGATTCAGGGGGGATCAAAGTgtgacgtcggcggcggcggcggctgcatCGAAGCCGCCCATCACTCCAAAACCCTCGCAAGTGAATCAACCCCGAAAACAATCTTCTCAACAAGCTCCCGCTCAACCTCGACCCTATCTACCGCAACCGGCTACGAAAACGATAGTCAACGActgggacgacgacgattctgacgaagaaacggaatCCGATCTCGAGAGTCTTCCCGACGGGATAAAGCGGCGAGAAACGATCGAGCCGATCAAATCTATTCCCTCCGTCACCGaacctccgcctccgcctcctcgcTCGTCGACTCCCAACGATCAGCggcgaaaaaacgccgacAATTCGTGGGACAG CGAAGAGTCTCAGAGCGGGCTCTCGGAGtccgtcgaagaagacgacgatcttgACTTGCCTGGAATTTCGCACGCGGTCAAAGCAGAGCCGACAATTCCAGCATCGTCCTTGCCGAGAAGAAtggatgatgacgatgacgaggatgacgacgacgacggcgacgacgacgatgacaaaAGAATAGAGGTCAAAAGAAGGGAG GGTTCAGGCCGTGTTGCTTCCTTGACTCATCGACTCAGTGCCAGTCTTTCTATGAGTCCAGATCCGAGCAAAAAACCCAAAGGAGGTGTCGCTTTATTTGGGGGATCAGCTcttcccgccgccgctcctGCGAAGATGGCTAAtgattttgacgacgacgatgacgacgaattttctaGCGTGACGGAAATGGACGATGACGTTAGTGAATCCAAAAGAAACACTGG tggGATGAAATTCACGTCTGCTTCTTCAG GATCAAGGATGCCAGTGATGGTACCATCGATAATCAATAACGACTTTTCTGAtttagacgacgacgacatagAAACGACAGCACTACCTCACTGA
- the LOC136195260 gene encoding cilium assembly protein DZIP1L-like isoform X2, protein MSAFQPLNPVENAPTDSRRVAATSSLFKRRRVRVDWRAIAAVDIERVTRNLDVRILQDNVMNVAFCDIEKEEGLSVDPNFVKVFRLAQLIIEYVLHCQKQMESELKVVSQQLETATKAENELKQIVSHREQELVTVKKENRKRRKMLQAAQSLMQAGANGYHKCSLCSKAFISGAFLQSHMQRRHGEQISLTLTDGLMQQKSDRLKHAVDAARETALQTAKADAQSELESAMENMRQQMLTVEENLKAEMKQNEDAMMRKRDVEISEWRAREDRQKVEMDDLHQKISSLERDREEAQKEIDKLKITQANKASHLGELEDDLADGVLKSRQQAEEMERQREEYQQQIGDARTSLEGVQNEMKKREKKWKKRLREMEESHRAELDDMSSKLIGMQRSLVKSTRQAEQLTSSKNDNAEEVNSLKERLEELNQIISEQRNRADVNVTPAKPVTKAQPIDEDETTEEESDEDDGLDVSSFNGSVRKDLADSIKQSRRETETRVESLQTTQAQPLESDDGTETESEKENEVFEANRTLNPGVQTRYRHSDAVISREKKALTSVFGHELERRGVPSSSSRLSSPQYADKLSALEKEREVLAKKHRNVFEIRRSCLKEVNDIVQARFRGDQSVTSAAAAAASKPPITPKPSQVNQPRKQSSQQAPAQPRPYLPQPATKTIVNDWDDDDSDEETESDLESLPDGIKRRETIEPIKSIPSVTEPPPPPPRSSTPNDQRRKNADNSWDSEESQSGLSESVEEDDDLDLPGISHAVKAEPTIPASSLPRRMDDDDDEDDDDDGDDDDDKRIEVKRREGSGRVASLTHRLSASLSMSPDPSKKPKGGVALFGGSALPAAAPAKMANDFDDDDDDEFSSVTEMDDDVSESKRNTGGMKFTSASSGSRMPVMVPSIINNDFSDLDDDDIETTALPH, encoded by the exons ATGTCCGCCTTCCAGCCGCTAAACCCAGTCGAAAACGCGCCAACGGACAGTCGTAGAGTCG CTGCGACTTCGTCGCTCTtcaaacggcgacgagttcGCGTCGATTGGCGAGCGATTG CGGCCGTCGACATCGAGAGAGTCACTCGCAACTTGGACGTCAGAATTCTTCAAGACAATGTCATGAACGTCGCGTTCTGTGATATCGAAAAAGAG GAGGGTTTGTCTGTTGATCCGAATTTCGTCAAAGTTTTTCGATTGGCTCAATTGATTATAGAATACGTGCTG CATTGCCAAAAGCAAATGGAGTCCGAACTAAAAGTAGTCTCACAGCAATTGGAAACAGCGACGAAGGCGGAGAATGAGTTGAAACAAATCGTTTCTCATCGCGAACAGGAATTGGTGACCGTCAAAAAGGAGAAtcgcaaacgacgaaaaatgcTACAGGCAGCTCAGAGCCTAATGCAGGCCGGAGCCAACGGCTATCACAAG TGTTCGCTCTGCTCCAAGGCTTTCATCAGTGGCGCCTTTCTGCAGAGTCACATGCAACGTCGGCACGGGGAACAGATCAGTTTGACGCTGACCGATGGATTGATGCAGCAGAAGAGCGATCGACTGAAGCACGCAGTCGACGCAGCGAG GGAGACTGCTCTGCAGACGGCGAAGGCCGACGCCCAATCTGAGCTGGAGTCTGCGATGGAGAACATGCGCCAACAGATGTTGACTGTCGAGGAGAATTTGAAAGCGGAGATGAAACAGAAC GAGGATGCCATGATGCgaaaacgagacgtcgaaattTCCGAATGGCGAGCGCGCGAGGATAGGCAAA AGGTGGAAATGGATGATCTGCATCAAAAAATCTCTTCTTTGGAAAGAGACAGGGAAGAAGCGCAAAAG gaAATAGATAAACTGAAAATTACACAAG CAAACAAAGCCTCTCATCTTGGAGAGCTCGAG GATGATTTAGCGGACGGGGTTTTAAAAAGCAGGCAGCAGGCCGAGGAAATggaaaggcaaagggaggaGTATCAGCAGCAGATTGGTGACGCAAGAACATCG CTTGAAGGCGTTCAaaacgaaatgaaaaagagggaaaagaagtggaagaaacgattgCGAGAAATGGAGGAGAGTCACAGAGCCGAacttgatgac ATGTCGTCCAAACTGATCGGCATGCAACGAAGTCTtgtcaaatcgacgcgacAGGCTGAGCAGCTCACTTCGTCGAAGAACGACAACGCGGAAGAAGTGAATAGTCTCAAGGAAAGACTAGAAGAACTAAATCAG ATTATTTCCGAGCAGAGAAATCGAGCTGACGTCAATGTGACGCCAG CCAAACCCGTTACAAAAGCTCAACCAatagacgaagacgaaacaaCGGAGGAAGAATCCG acgaagacgacggttTGGATGTATCGAGTTTTAACGGTTCTGTGCGCAAAGATTTGGCAGACTCCATAAAACA GTCGCGTCGGGAAACTGAAACTCGAGTCGAGTCGTTGCAGACTACGCAGGCACAGCCGCttgagagcgacgacggaacggaAACCGA GTCggaaaaggagaacgaaGTCTTTGAG GCGAATCGTACCCTTAATCCTGGCGTTCAAA CTCGATACCGACATTCTGACGCGGTGATATCGCGCGAGAAAAAGGCATTGACGTCCGTTTTTGGGCATGAATTGGAAAGGAGAGGCGTTCCATCG AGCTCAAGCCGACTGTCTTCTCCTCAATACGCCGATAAGTTGTCTGCTttggagaaagaaagagaagttcTAGCAAAG AAACATCGCAACGTGTTTGAGATACGAAGGAG CTGTCTCAAAGAAGTGAACGACATCGTTCAAGCTCGATTCAGGGGGGATCAAAGTgtgacgtcggcggcggcggcggctgcatCGAAGCCGCCCATCACTCCAAAACCCTCGCAAGTGAATCAACCCCGAAAACAATCTTCTCAACAAGCTCCCGCTCAACCTCGACCCTATCTACCGCAACCGGCTACGAAAACGATAGTCAACGActgggacgacgacgattctgacgaagaaacggaatCCGATCTCGAGAGTCTTCCCGACGGGATAAAGCGGCGAGAAACGATCGAGCCGATCAAATCTATTCCCTCCGTCACCGaacctccgcctccgcctcctcgcTCGTCGACTCCCAACGATCAGCggcgaaaaaacgccgacAATTCGTGGGACAG CGAAGAGTCTCAGAGCGGGCTCTCGGAGtccgtcgaagaagacgacgatcttgACTTGCCTGGAATTTCGCACGCGGTCAAAGCAGAGCCGACAATTCCAGCATCGTCCTTGCCGAGAAGAAtggatgatgacgatgacgaggatgacgacgacgacggcgacgacgacgatgacaaaAGAATAGAGGTCAAAAGAAGGGAG GGTTCAGGCCGTGTTGCTTCCTTGACTCATCGACTCAGTGCCAGTCTTTCTATGAGTCCAGATCCGAGCAAAAAACCCAAAGGAGGTGTCGCTTTATTTGGGGGATCAGCTcttcccgccgccgctcctGCGAAGATGGCTAAtgattttgacgacgacgatgacgacgaattttctaGCGTGACGGAAATGGACGATGACGTTAGTGAATCCAAAAGAAACACTGG tggGATGAAATTCACGTCTGCTTCTTCAG GATCAAGGATGCCAGTGATGGTACCATCGATAATCAATAACGACTTTTCTGAtttagacgacgacgacatagAAACGACAGCACTACCTCACTGA